A genomic region of Saccopteryx bilineata isolate mSacBil1 chromosome 1, mSacBil1_pri_phased_curated, whole genome shotgun sequence contains the following coding sequences:
- the KCNJ8 gene encoding ATP-sensitive inward rectifier potassium channel 8: MLARKSIIPEEYVLARIAAENLRKPRIRDRLPKARFIAKSGACNLAHKNIREQGRFLQDIFTTLVDLKWRHTLVIFTMSFLCSWLLFAIMWWLVAFAHGDIYAYMEKSGMEKSGLESTVCVTNVRSFASAFLFSIEVQVTIGFGGRMMTEECPLAITVLILQNIVGLIINAVMLGCIFMKTAQAHRRAETLIFSRHAVIAVRNGKLCFMFRVGDLRKSMIISASVRIQVVKKTTTPEGEVVPIHQLDIPVDNPIESNNIFLVAPLIICHVIDKRSPLYDISATDLANQDLEVIVILEGVVETTGITTQARTSYIAEEIQWGHRFVSIVTEEEGVYSVDYSKFGNTVKVAAPRCSARELDEKPSILIQTLQKSELSHQNSLRKRNSMRRNNSMRRNNSMRRNNSSLIVPKVQFMTPEGNQNTSES; this comes from the exons ATGTTGGCTAGAAAGAGCATCATCCCGGAGGAGTATGTGCTGGCGCGCATCGCGGCGGAGAACCTGCGCAAGCCGCGCATCCGAGACCGCCTCCCCAAAGCCCGCTTTATCGCCAAGAGCGGGGCCTGCAATCTGGCGCACAAGAACATCCGTGAGCAAGGCCGATTCCTCCAGGACATCTTCACTACCTTGGTGGACCTGAAATGGCGCCACACGCTGGTCATCTTTACCATGTCGTTCCTCTGCAGCTGGCTGCTCTTCGCCATCATGTGGTGGCTGGTGGCCTTTGCCCACGGAGACATCTATGCTTACATGGAGAAAAGTGGAATGGAGAAAAGTGGTTTGGAGTCCACTGTGTGTGTGACTAATGTCAG GTCTTTTgcctctgcttttctcttctccattgaGGTTCAAGTGACAATTGGATTTGGAGGGAGAATGATGACAGAGGAATGCCCTCTGGCCATCACAGTTTTGATTCTTCAgaacattgtgggtttgatcatCAATGCAGTCATGTTGGGCTGCATTTTCATGAAAACAGCTCAGGCTCACAGAAGGGCAGAAACGTTGATTTTTAGTCGCCATGCCGTGATTGCTGTCCGAAATGGCAAGCTGTGCTTTATGTTCCGAGTGGGCGACCTGAGGAAAAGCATGATCATTAGTGCCTCTGTGCGCATCCAGGTGGTCAAGAAAACAACCACCCCTGAAGGGGAGGTGGTGCCGATCCACCAGCTGGACATTCCTGTGGATAACCCCATTGAGAGTAACAACATTTTTCTGGTGGCCCCGTTGATCATCTGCCATGTGATTGACAAGCGCAGCCCCTTGTATGATATCTCAGCTACTGACCTTGCCAATCAAGACCTGGAGGTCATAGTGATTCTGGAAGGAGTGGTCGAAACTACTGGCATTACCACACAAGCAAGAACCTCCTACATCGCCGAGGAGATCCAGTGGGGCCATCGCTTTGTGTCTATTGTGACGGAGGAGGAAGGAGTGTATTCTGTGGATTACTCCAAATTTGGCAACACTGTTAAAGTAGCTGCTCCGAGGTGCAGTGCCCGAGAGCTAGACGAGAAGCCTTCCATCCTCATTCAGACCCTCCAGAAGAGCGAACTCTCCCATCAGAACTCTCTGAGGAAGCGTAACTCCATGAGGAGAAATAACTCCATGCGGAGGAACAACTCCATGCGGAGGAACAACTCGTCCCTCATCGTGCCAAAAGTACAATTTATGACTCCAGAAGGAAATCAGAATACATCAGAATCATGA